In Flavobacterium luteolum, the DNA window ATGCAGTTTAAAATAATGAAGATCTGCAAAGTAATTTTCGCAGAACTCAAAGGCAACGATCTTTTTCACGGCAGTGAGCTCGATTATATTGAAAGATCTTTTGACAGACTGCTTAACAGCTGCACAGATACTTTAGAAAACCTTTTGGTTCTGAGCACAGATTCAAAACTGGAGCTTAAGGATGATGAGCGCATAGAGCGAATAGATGAGCTTTATGATACGATGATGGATGATTATAATTTTTGTCTGACGTTCAGCAGTCAAGCAAAAATGCTTTCAGATTCCAAAGCGGGAGAGAAATCAGATACTAGGTCTTCAGCTTTCTTATACGGCTTATAAAAGAATTTCTATGAAAAAGATAATTTTTGGAGCATTGCTGATTTTATTCAGCATGCTTCCCTTAAAAACAAATGCACAGTCAGCCGAAATTCAGCAGTTGATCTTAAATATCGAAAAACTCTCTCAGTTCAAAAAGATTTTAACCGATATGAAAAAAGGCTATGAACTTTTATCAGGCGGCTATAAAATGGTAAAAGATATGTCGGAAGGAAACTTCAGTCTTCATAAAACATTTTTGGATGCACTGATGCAGGTCAGCCCAGCTGTAAAAAATTACAAAAGAGTAGGTGAGATAATCAATTTTCAAATCCTTCTGGTCAAAGAAAGCAAGAATGGACTTAGCAGGTTTTTAAAATCCGGAAATTTCAGCCCTAAAGAAATCACATACTTTGAAAAGGTCTACGGCAATCTTTTAAATCAAAGCCTTAGAAATCTAGATGAACTTACCTTGGTCGTGACTGCAGATAAACTCAGAATGTCTGATGATGAAAGGCTCGAAGCGGTAGATAAAATTTATTTAGAAATGCAGGACAAGCTTTTCTTCTTGCGATATTTTAATTCTACATCTAATCTTCTGGCACTTCAGAGAGCAAAAGAAGGAAGTGATATACAGTCATCGAAGTCCTTTTACGAATTAAAAAACTAGAGCGATGAAAGGCTTAAAATTTAAAAAAGAAATTGCTTTAACAGCAATTCTTCTTCTGATGCCTTTTGCAATGTCAGCACAAGGAATTGAAGAAGATATGCAGAGCCTGCATTCAGTCTTAGACCAACTCTATGATGAGATGATGCCAATGTGCAGCAATCTCATTGCAGTAGGGCAGGGTATTGCTGGATTTGGAACCATCTGGTATATCGCATCTCGGGTCTGGCGCCATATCGCAAATGCGGAACCGATTGATTTTTACCCTCTTTTCAGGCCATTTGTAATCGGATTCTGCATTATGATTTTTCCTTCTGTTCTTGCTCTCATCAATGGAGTTATGAAGCCCACTGTTACAGCCACCGCTGCTATGGTTTCAGGCTCCAATAATGCGGTTGCAGTACTGCTAAAAGAAAAAGAAAAGGCAATCAAAGAAACTGATCCTTGGAAAATGTATGTAGGTGCAGCCGGAAACGGTGACCGAGACAAATGGTATAAATATACTCATGACGGTGCTGATCCTTCAGATGAGAGCATGCTGGCTGGAATTGGCAATGATGTAAAGTTTGCTATGGAAAAAGCATCCTACAGCTTTAGAAACTCTGTAAAAGAATGGATGAGCGAGGTGCTCAGAGTTCTCTTTGAAGCGGCAGCTCTCTGCATTGATACCCTCAGGACATTTCAGCTGGTTGTATTATCGATTTTAGGGCCACTGGTTTTTGGAATAGCAGTTTTTGATGGATTTCAGCATACGCTAACAGTTTGGCTGGCGAGATATATAAATATTTATCTCTGGCTTCCTGTTGCCAATATTTTCGGAAGTATTATCGGCAAGATCCAGGAAATGATGCTCAAACTGGATATTTCACAAGTCCAAAGTTCGGGAGATACTTTTTTCAGCAGGACCGATATGGCTTACCTGATCTTTATGATTATCGGCATAATAGGATATTTCACTGTTCCTTCAGTAGCTAATTACATCGTTAATGCAGGAGGAGGAGGGGCTTTGGGGCAAAAGGTCACAAGTATGTTCGGAAACTCGACGGCTTCCGTGGTCAGAAGTTCATCTAATGCTGTGGGAATGGCTGCTGACGCTATGGGAGATGCAGACCGCAGAATGACAAGCAGCATGGCCGCAACAGCTGGAAGCAGCCCTTATTTTGCGGAAAAAGGGAATTTTATGGCAGAAAAACTAAAAGGGAATTCCAATTAACTTTTAAAGGACCGAATATGTTTACCAAAATGAAAAATATTGATTCAGCATTCAGATATGTGAGAGGCTTTACAATGATGGTTATTGTGGGCTGTATATCGATTTGCTGTTATACGGTTTACAAAAGTTTTAAAACAGTAGGCCAGATGCAGGATAAGGTTTATATTCTTGCCAATGGAAAGGCTCTTGAAGCTTTTGCTTCAGAGAGAAAAGATAATATTCCCGTAGAGGCACGAGATCATGTGAAAACATTTCACATGAATTTCTTTACGCTCGATCCTGATGATAAAGTTATTAAAACCAATATAACAAAAGCTCTCTATCTGGCAGATGACAGTGCGAAACGAATTTATGACGATCTGAAAGAGAACAATTTTTATTCTGGAATAATATCAGGTAATATAAGCCAAACTATTCAGATCGACAGCGTAAGTATTGATACAAAAGAATACCCATTTCGGTTTAAATGTTATGCGCGCCAGAATATCGTCCGAACTACCAGTGTTTTGAAAAGAAGCCTGATTACCGAGGGCACTCTTCGAAACGTATCAAGAAGCGACAACAATCCACATGGCTTTTTGATTGAGCGATTTTATACTCTTGAAAATAAAGATCTGGCAGTTGAAAATAGAAAACAGCGATGATGAAGTCTTTATTCAATAAACAGTCTGAGCCTTTTGTATATCATAAATATTATCTGCTGCTGCAGGAAAAGTGGGCAGTCAAGATGAATAGTTTATCGGCGGGAATGTCAAGAAGAAAACTGATCTGCGCACTTGTACTATTCACGCTATTATGTTCAGGCTATCTGATTTATATTCTGTATACATCATTGAAAAAAAGTCCTGAGAAATCCCAAAGCGTGAGCTATGTTTCTAAAATTAAATCAATCAATTAAAAAAATAAAATTATGGAAGAGAAAATAATTTCTGCAGGCGAATCTAAAAAAAGAAAAATGTTTTTGGTGCTTCCACTTATAACACTTCCTTTTATAACATTTTTATTCTACATCTTGGGAGGAGGACAAGCGGAAGTTAAGACAGCTGGGAACGATATTAAAAAGGGATTTAATTTTGAATTGCCTCTGCCCAAATTTAAAGAAGACTCAGCCCTTGACAAAATGAGCTATTATGACCAGGCAGCTGTAGACTCCATTAAACTTCATGAGCAGATTAAAAAAGACCCTAATTATTCAACCGGAAGCTTATCGGATGAAGATATGGATTCTTATTCTAAGGAAGATTATGAAACCGGAAATTTTTCCAAAGAAAGAATAGGTTTTAATTCTACGGCGATTCAGAACAAAAACGAACAAAAAGTTTACGAAAAATTAAGGGCTCTTCAAAAAATAATCAATCAGCCTTCTCCAGTCAATAATTACGGGCAGGACATGAGTGAATTTGAGGATAACAGTTCAGGAATTGACCCTGATGCGGTTAAAAAACTAGAAGGACTCATGTCATCGATGAGCACTCCTCAGGAACCTGATCCCGAACTCCAACAGCTTGGAGGCATGCTTGAGAATATTTTGGATATTCAGCATCCTGAGCGCGTTCAGGATCGCTTAAAGCAGTCCTCAGAGGATAAGAAAGGAAAAGCGCTGAGTGTAAATAAAAAGAAAGAAGAAAATAATATCAGCTCTTTACAGGACAATATTACATATCAGAATGTTCCAAAATCAAACGCTTTTTATTCTCTAAATGAAGATTCAGAACTGGAAGAAACACAAAATTCTGTGCAGGCAGTTATACATGAAACACAGACAATTGTAAACGGATCCGTAGTCAAGCTAAGACTGGCTCATGATATTCTTTTACATGGAACCACGATTCCTAAAAATACATTTTTATATGGAATTGCAGCTTTGAAAGGAGAGAGACTGGAAGTTAAGATTACCAATATCCAATTTAAAAATTCAATTTTCCCAGTCGAACTTGCTGTTTACGATATGGATGGCATAGATGGCATTTACATTCCGGGAGCAATTGACAGAGATGTTGCTAAAGCTTCAGCGGAACGTTCGATTCAGACTTTGGGTCTAACAGGAATCTCAGAATCTTGGGGAGCACAGGCTGCCGGAATGGGAATCGAAGCGGCCAAAAGTCTAATGAGTAAAAAAGTAAAACTCATTAAAGTTGTGGTAAAGGCCGGGTATAAGGTTTTACTATACGATGAGAAACAAAAGGAAGTAAAATAATTAAAAGCTAAAAAAATGAAAAATTTCAATTGGTTGTTTTTGGTTTGTTGGCTCCTGATTGCCCTGCCAAGCTGCGCACAGTTCATAAAGAGAGACACTGGTTTGAATCAGAATGAATTCAAAAATCTGCTTATTGGGTATTCAAAAACCACGAGCATTGTTTTTCCATATGCAATAAAAAGCATTGACAGGGGCAGTCAGGATATTATAATTCAGAAAGCCAAGGGAGTAGAGAATATTTTACTGGTCAAGGCCGCCAAGCAGAATTTTGAACAGACCAATCTGACAGTTGTTACTGCCGATAGCAAACTATACGTCTTTGTGCTGAACTACGATGAAGTTTGTCCAGATCTAAATTATAAAGCAGAGGACTTGGCAGCTGCAAATGATGATGTCTTATTTTCAATTGACAATGAAAACAAGAAGAAAATAGAGCAGTCCGCTTCCCTTGCATTATCAAAGAAGAAAAAGATCAGTTTTGCAAAAAAGTCAAAGTTTCAGATAAGTATTGAAGTAAATGGAATTTTTATTCACGAAGATGTTCTTTATTTAAGAGTTGCTTTTGAAAACAAATCCAAAATTAACTACGATATTGATCAGCTTCGCTTTTTTATAAGAGACCAGAAAAAATCAAAGCGAACTGCATCACAGGAAATAGAAATCCTGCCATTGTTTTCTACGTCATTAGCTTCTGTCATACCCTATAAGTCTGAAGTGATGAAAGTCTATGCACTTGAGAAATTTACCATCCCGGAGAATAAATATCTCACACTTCAACTCATTGAAAAAAGTGGGGGACGGCATTTAGAGCTAAATATTGATAATAATCGAACTGCTAAGGTATCTCCAATTCCTTAAATCGACTCTGATCCTTTTTAAAGAATATTATGATAATCGATTTAACTGAAACTGAAATGATATTGTCGTTTACGGAAGAAATGGCTTCCTATGGTTATCGCTATGTGGCTTTTAACACAGATATAGTAAATAACGCGGATACGATTGAGTTTTTTAGATCATCACCCGATGCCCAGGAATATTGCTTAGTGATGACAAATGATGCTAATTGCTACATAAATAAACCGATTGATCCGCTTCTTGAAGATTTAAGAGCACTTGTGCAGAGCGGATTGGATCTTTCTTTAATTGAAGCGATCGATTTAACTGGATTTGCTCGAAGATTAAGGGATAGAAAAGAATTATTAGAAAATAACTTAAATACAAACAAAATGAATCAGAAAAATTTTGAATACCTGAGAGACCAGTTGAAATATACTGGATTTGGAGAAACGTTCGATGCTGAACTGAAAGCGAACATGATGAAAGGAGACAAGGATTTTAAAATTATGCACACCGGCATTATGAACAATGGATTGCCAAATAAGGACACTTTGACTGTCGAACTGAATTTCAAGAAGTCAGACCAGACCGATTTGTATTTTTTTAATTCCTATCATGTGAATCTGAAAAAAGAAGAAAACAAGCCGGGACTGGAGCAGACTTTTTACATCAATAATGACAGTGGGAGCATAACCATGAAGGAAGCTTATAATTTAATGGAAGGCCGATCAGTAAATAAGGATTTTAGAAGCAAAGAGGGAGAAAGCTATAACTCATGGATTTCTTTAAATTTTAAGGATGCCGACAACAATGGAAACTTTAAGTTTAATCAGTATCATCAGAATTACGGTTATGATTTGGAGGCAAGCATTGCAAAACATTCCATTAAAGAGCTCGATACGCCGCAGTATAAAGAAGATCTTATGAATTCGCTAAAAAAAGGAAACCTTCAGTCTGTAACTTTTGTAGCTGGCGGTGTGGAAAGCAAAATGTATGTGGAGGCAAATCCCCAATTCAAAACTATAAATGTTTATGACGCTAATCTTAATCGAATCAATCAACGTGAAGGCAAGAATCAGAAGCAAGGCGAGTCTGAAGGCCAAAGTTCTGGTAAAGATTTAAATGTCAATCAAGAGAACTCTGACGATAGTGAAAAGACGGATAAAAAAATGCATAGAAAGATAAAATCTAAATCAATATAGATGTGATGGATAATTTAAAACCTTTATCAGCTTTTTTTCTCGCCATTGAAAAAGATTTTCGTATTGGAACCGCACATATCGCTATATATGCGGCACTTCTTCAATTTCGAAATGATAAAGGTTTTACCAATCCAGTTCTGGCTTACAGCATAGAAATCCAACAGATTGCTAAAATATCATCTCCAAAGACTTATCAGAAATGCATGCGCGAACTAGATGAATACGGATATCTGGTGTATGTTCCGACAAGAAATAAAAATAGGCGCAGCAGCATCTATTTTTCCGTGATATGAAAATGTTAAATATCGAAGAAATGAAAGAGGAAAAACTTTTAAAGTTTTTGGGAAAGGCTGCAAAGTTTGACAAGAGGCTACGGTTATTAGAAAATTTATTAGCTTCCTGCCAGACCGGCATCCTGCACATGGATGCTTCAAATGAAAAATGCAAATGCCTATATAATAAAATTGATTTTGCGCAGCTGTTTTATATTTTAATGGATGAAGGGATCCTGTTTTTTGACAAATCAGATGAAAAAACTAACCGAAGCAAGTTTCAGGTTTTCTTGGAAACTAATTTTACATATTCAGGTGATAAGGGCATACAGGTTAGGGTAAAGTCAATAAGCAGACAGATTTCGGAATGCAAAGGATACACCTATAAAGAAAAGCAGCTAACATTTTTAGAAGGTCTTATTGAGAAACTGCAGAAAAGGAAAAGTAAGCTTGAGAACTGGTAGGCATTATAGATGAAAAGTTTAATAAAAATGAAATTTTACACTGATGACAAAGACAGAAAAGAAACTCTCTATTATATTGGGGGTAAAGCAGTTGATTGAGCCAATCTTGTTAAGGCTGGAATCATTGGACTCAAAAATTGGAAGACAAATTCATGATACAGATTCTTTATACTACCGAAATGAAGACTTGAAAAAAAAATTCAAGCTATCCAACAATACGATTATAAAATACAGGCAGACCGGAATTCTCCCTTACACCAGATTAGGAGATATTTTTTTTTACGATAGGAGCAAAATAGATAAGATACTGCAAACCAACGCTAAGTAAATATTATTTTTCGAATAAAATAGTGGTTTAAATCCAATGATTCAGACTATAATCATTGGATTTATTCTTAATGCCGCAGACTCACCTTAGTCACACTTTTCTTTATTTTTTATGAATAATATTTAAGATTATGAGCGTAAAACTAATAATGTAAATTTTTTAGGCTTGTTTATGATGAGGGATTAATTCATTTTTAGTTTTCTGCTAAATTGTGGCGAGGCATTTAATATTGACCCTATAAAAAGAAGAAGAATAGCGATTATTTGAAATCCCTTTATTGAAATAAAATATCCAAATATTATTAAAAGAGCTGATCCGGCCGCACAAAGCAATAGTGGAATATAATTGTTTTTTTTGACTGCCATGCAATATAGCGAATACAAGTTTATTGCTATAAAAACAAGCAGTATTGGAAATAAGTATTTTATGTATGGAGTAAGCTGTATACCGGCAGCACCAAACATGCTCAAATATGCGGCTATGCATAAAGGGCATTTCGGAATAAATAATAGCAAAATGGAAATAATCATAGTCGAGAAGGAACGGGTTGCAGATTTTATTTTTTCAAATGGTTTTCTCAGGCGCTGGTTATATAGTTTTATTTCATTTGAAATTTCTTTAATTATTTCCACGTTGTTTATCTGGCCTCTTTCAAAACGAAGCAAAATTTCTCCGGAGGGATCTAAAAAATATAATTCGATAACATGCCTGTTGACAATATTACCTGCGTAGTTTACACCGAGATCAAAATAATCTGCGACAGAATCAAATTTATCCGTTACTCTCAGCATCTTAAACTGATCACTGAAAGTGACACCTCTTGCTTTACCATATTCTTTTAGCCTGCTAGGATTATCATAAATTGAATCGTAGCTTATGGCAGCTAATTTAATTGGGAGCTCGGAATTCTCGCGATCCAGTTTCCTTTGCAAGTCGGCAAAATTGCTTATGGTCAGTGAGCATTTCAAAGGATTGTCACACCGGGTGTAAAAAAAACAGAGAAGAGTAAACTGTTTCTGGAATATATCGTGAAAATTCATTTTATATCCGTCCTGATCCTCAAAACATATTCTTTTTACATTTCTATTTTTATTTTTTTTCGCACCTTCGGACATTATGCTTATAAAACGACTATAATCAATTGTACAGCAGTCCGTTGGATTTTGCTCATTTTGTTTGATTCTAAAAATTGTCTGCTCTAGTATTTTTGAATTTGCAGTGTTTATTTTACGTTCTGCCAATAACTTCACTAAATCATCCAGTATCGGTACAGAATAAATATCCAGCCAGTCTATAGTTTTCAAAATTTCGTTTACGGCTGATGTTTTATTTACTAATGGATTTTGCTGATAATAAGTATCGAAAGATATATAACTGTCATAATTAAGTATATTTTTCAGAGCAGTTAAAAGCAAGTTCGACATTTCATATTTCCTGCATGACGTTTTTCTTAATGCGGCAGCGGCAGCTGCAACCAGATAAGGTTCTCTGCTGGATTGAAGTTCCTCGTAGATATAGATTAGCGCCGATTCTGGAGTTTCGGAGAACGTAAACGAATATAGAAGAAAGCCGCGCATCCTTATTACATCATTCATGCTCTTTTCCCTATATACTGGATGCTGTTCTTTTAGGAATTCACATAATTTTATGCCAGGCTTTGGAGATAGCCTTAAAATAGAAATAATTTCTACAAAATCAGATTCACTGATAATGCCTGCAGATTTATCAAGAAAACTATAATTATCCATGACTTATTTATTTCCTGGCTGGTTTTTAATAAAAGATTTTATGCCTTTGGAAAGATCTTTAGAAACTTGCTCCTTTTTGATCTCTTTAAGCTTTCCAATGAATTGCTCATCTATTATTTTATTATCAAAATCAGAATCGATGGTTTTAATGGTGAGCGTTCTTATTTGATCATTCTCATTATTATCCAAAATTATATCCTTTGCGATTTTTAAGAAGCCATTGGAATTTTGTTCTTTTAAAGACAGCATGCTGTTTTTGCGTACATCAAAGCGCTCTTTAGAATTATTTGCAACATTCAGAAGCAGACTTTGCGCAAGAGGGTCGCCTGCCAGTAAGAAAGCGGCCTCAGACCTGCTGTCATTGTTGCTTGAGTGTTCAAGGATTTTTCTCAATTCCGGGTAGATTGCGGCATGGTCGTCGTATCCCAGAAGATGAACTGCCAGATCTTCCGGCAGGAAGGCTTCGGCAGGATTTTTTATTCCATTCAAGAGGTTTCGCTGTATAAATTCGTCCTTGTTTTTTGCAAGATAACCGCAGGCTAATTTGCGGATTTCTATATTATTATCACGTATTAGGCCTCTAAAAGTTTCGATTACTTCAGGTTTTAAAAGAGGAAATATCGGTGAGCTAAAAGCTAGAATTTGAATTGTGCGAAATGCTTGTTTTCTTAGGTCTGGGTGAACTTTAGTATTGGCAACAAGCCCCAGAATATATTTAATTTCGTCTTCGTCAACCGAAATTACTTGAGTTAGTTTTGACAAAGCCAGTACCCTCATTCCCGTTGTACTGCTGCTGTCTTTTAGAATATCTAAAGTTTTTTTTGTAGTTTCTTGATCTGTTATCATATCCATTTGGCTTAATGAATGAATAATATCTTTAAAATCTGAAGCTTTTTTAAAATCTTTGATTGCTTCGTTGCTACTATTAAAGTTTTTAGAAATTTCTAATTCTAAATTTTCAAAATGCTTTAATTTAAGAGATCCTGCGATTTCAGCTTGTCCGAGATTTGATATCATAGGTCGATACGGAACAGAATCATAATCAAAAAATAATGGAATACCTGTAATCCTTCCCTGATAGTCGATAGAATCCTCAACTTTAGGTTTTTTGCCTGGATGCAAAGTCAAAGGAGATGCAGGCATTGGCCCACTTGGTGATGTGACGGGTCTTCCATTTCCCTTTAATTCATTCCATGGCCACATTGTATCTTTTAAAAGATCTCCAATTCTATTAGTGAATTGATTATATGCCGCGTTATCAGCTGGATCAAAAAGGCGATTATCTAATGAAAGATCCTGCCATTGCGCCCATAAACGATCAACATTGCAATGCAGCATAAAAAAAAGAGGATCCTGAGGGGCCCTAGAAGCATCACTTATGGCTCCATCAAAAGACATATGAGCATTGCCATGAGGATTGAATTCCATCTGTGCAAAGTCCAAGAAGCCATTTCTTCTGCCTAAAGTTGTCTCGTAACTTTCTACCCTTGCTTTTTCACTTTGAGCATTGAAATCTGGTAATCTTGTTAATGAAGGCTGATTTGCGATGCGCCATTTGCTTAAAGGGTTAGTGGAATCAAACTGAAGCTGTCCTACGGCTGTGGTATTTGGGATTCCCATAAAACTTGTGCTGAAAACTTTTGGTGCAGGCGCTTGGAAATCCCAATAAGGGAGTGCAACGGAAGGCTCGATTTCTTGAAGCTGACGCTCTAAATCCAATAGATACATTCTGTGCCAGGGCAAAAATGATGGGCGTCCATGAATTTCGCGATCAGCAGCTTCATTATGCATGTCAAGGTACTTTTGATATTTGCCGGAGGAATTTAGTTTATAAAAAGCGTTAAGGAAGAGGTCACGCTCATTTGAGGTCAAGTCGTTTGCGTTCTTGCGCAGTCTAATTTTTGTTTTGACTGTTTGAATTGGAGTTCCATTTGAAGATATTTTAATCTCCGCATTGTTGTCTTTAAATGGTTTAATATTGAATTTGGCGCCGATTAAAAAATCGAAAGTCTGATCTTCTGAAGTAACCGTGAAATTTAAAGCAGGTTTTTCTGCAGACTGGATGCCAGTATAAAATGATACTTTTTGCTCAGAAGTTTTGGAATTGGATAATTCAATTACTGAATTTTGTTCGTTCTGAGAAATATCTAGAAACCTTATACTGCATTTTACAGGAGTATATCCAATGTAAAATTCTCCTGAATTTTGTTGGTTAAATGTAAATTCTATTGTCATAATTGGTAAGATTAGTTTTATGCTAATTTAAGAAAAACTTGATATATATATATTATCTTATGTACTGAAAATCAATCAAATAGGTATTTATACGTGAGTAATGACCTACTTATTCGTGTTGGATGCTTTTTGTTGGTAATATCTCTTAATGTAGAAGTTTATTAGTTTGTCAAGCAATCATGGATTATTTCCAAAACTGAAGGCAACTTTTTGAAATTTTTCACTTGATTTATTTTTTGAGATTCCAATTAAGGATCAATTAAGAAACAGGTATATATACTTGTTAATTTGTAAAACCAAAAAATTATATTTGGCCACTAGTACATAGGTTGCGTACAAGCTAAAGTTGGATTTAAATAATAATTGTTTTTTGCTAATTCGCAGATTATTAATTTTTTACAAATAAATGATGACAAGAAAATTACTTTATTTTTTAATTTTATTAAGCACCACACTTTCTGGCCAAAATTCCCAAAAAGCGCCGAACGAAATAACAAGGATTGATGTTTATAACGGTATTTACGAAAAAATAAAAGACAGGCTGGCTATGTATTGTGGGTCAGATGAAAATGACAAGGGAAAAATTTCAAGGGTCGCAACCAGTGATGGAGCTTTTGCCAAACAATCAAGAGTTATATTTAATACAGTCGTGACAGGCAATAAGGATGCCGTAAATAATGGTTCTGCCTTTGCTTATTCGCAAGACAAAGACAAACATAAATTCAGTGCCAACATGACTTTCGCAGATAAGGACTGGAAGCGTGATTTAATTGAAGTGGGCACAAATATCACAAGCGCGGATGATAATTTCAAGTATTATTCAAAAGGCAAATGGTCAAGTGATATTGGTGTCAAAGTAGGGTACAATATGCGTTTGTCTACTTCCCAATATTATATCGACACAACTTGTGCAAATATTAGCGAAGTACGCGAAATAGCCATGCGCGAAAGATTGGCCAAAATAAAAGAGGCCTTGAAATTGAATCGGTCATATTCTGAGCAAAAAAAAGAAATTCAAAAATTGAACGATGACCAGCTTGAGGGACTTAAGTATGACAAAGAAACTGTCAAAACGTATAAAAAAGATATAGATGAACTTTACAAACAGTTGGCTGTTTTGAAAGACATAGAAAAAATTATCGATACAGCCAAAGCTCAAGAAGCTATTGTGTACCGTCAATTTGAAAAGGAATTTAAGGCTAACAAATCTGGGCAGTCGGTATTTGTGGCCACAGAAGAGCAATGGGCGAAAATTAAGAATGCCAGGGATTCAACCGTAACAGCTCATATTAAAGAGTATGTCGACAAAATGCTGACAGAATTTGACGTAAAGAATAATCCCTTTCACGGATATAGGATCTGGTGGTGGAATTTGAATGCCAATGCAGCAAATAGTCCGCTTTCCATCAAAGGTGATACGCTCATGGTTGAAGATATACAGAAGCGCTATACAGGCCGCCTGAAATCCAATATTGAATCTTCTATAAATCTCAGTCATGTAGGATTGCTGACAATTCAATACTTCAAATTTTATACTTCACTAAATCAGCATAGTTTTCTTGATTCGCCAAATCTATTGGATAACATCTTAAAAGTTGTTCCAAATCAAAATGATAATATTTTATATTACAATATAGTAGACGAGGAAAATAATATAATTGCCAGATATGATCATATTAGGGAATCTCAGTACAGTTGGGATATAGGTATTGTCTATTCCATTTTTGGTCTGTTTGACAAAACATTGGGCGCTATAGTGAAAGCGAATTGGAATGTTCCCGCCTTTCATAATATTGGCATCCCATATGACCAGAATTATACTCTTTTGGCAGGTCCAGCTTTTAGGGTGGCAAGCAAATCAGAATGGAGCAGTGCGACATTTACAATTACAACTGGAGTTGAAAGGCAATTGGCTGATGTTGGCGATTGGGGAAACAGGTTTGTGGTTAAGGCTTCAGTGGGAATCCCTTTTACAATATTTGAAAAAAGCAAACCGGAGGCCAAATGATCCTCCTTGGATTTGAAATACTCAACTTTAATGTCAACTAGCGTGCTGATAAATTGAAGAACTAGGTTTGAATCGTAAATTCTGTGCCAGAAAG includes these proteins:
- the traK gene encoding conjugative transposon protein TraK, which produces MFTKMKNIDSAFRYVRGFTMMVIVGCISICCYTVYKSFKTVGQMQDKVYILANGKALEAFASERKDNIPVEARDHVKTFHMNFFTLDPDDKVIKTNITKALYLADDSAKRIYDDLKENNFYSGIISGNISQTIQIDSVSIDTKEYPFRFKCYARQNIVRTTSVLKRSLITEGTLRNVSRSDNNPHGFLIERFYTLENKDLAVENRKQR
- a CDS encoding TerB family tellurite resistance protein gives rise to the protein MKKIIFGALLILFSMLPLKTNAQSAEIQQLILNIEKLSQFKKILTDMKKGYELLSGGYKMVKDMSEGNFSLHKTFLDALMQVSPAVKNYKRVGEIINFQILLVKESKNGLSRFLKSGNFSPKEITYFEKVYGNLLNQSLRNLDELTLVVTADKLRMSDDERLEAVDKIYLEMQDKLFFLRYFNSTSNLLALQRAKEGSDIQSSKSFYELKN
- the traJ gene encoding conjugative transposon protein TraJ, translating into MKGLKFKKEIALTAILLLMPFAMSAQGIEEDMQSLHSVLDQLYDEMMPMCSNLIAVGQGIAGFGTIWYIASRVWRHIANAEPIDFYPLFRPFVIGFCIMIFPSVLALINGVMKPTVTATAAMVSGSNNAVAVLLKEKEKAIKETDPWKMYVGAAGNGDRDKWYKYTHDGADPSDESMLAGIGNDVKFAMEKASYSFRNSVKEWMSEVLRVLFEAAALCIDTLRTFQLVVLSILGPLVFGIAVFDGFQHTLTVWLARYINIYLWLPVANIFGSIIGKIQEMMLKLDISQVQSSGDTFFSRTDMAYLIFMIIGIIGYFTVPSVANYIVNAGGGGALGQKVTSMFGNSTASVVRSSSNAVGMAADAMGDADRRMTSSMAATAGSSPYFAEKGNFMAEKLKGNSN
- a CDS encoding SCO family protein, with amino-acid sequence MDNYSFLDKSAGIISESDFVEIISILRLSPKPGIKLCEFLKEQHPVYREKSMNDVIRMRGFLLYSFTFSETPESALIYIYEELQSSREPYLVAAAAAALRKTSCRKYEMSNLLLTALKNILNYDSYISFDTYYQQNPLVNKTSAVNEILKTIDWLDIYSVPILDDLVKLLAERKINTANSKILEQTIFRIKQNEQNPTDCCTIDYSRFISIMSEGAKKNKNRNVKRICFEDQDGYKMNFHDIFQKQFTLLCFFYTRCDNPLKCSLTISNFADLQRKLDRENSELPIKLAAISYDSIYDNPSRLKEYGKARGVTFSDQFKMLRVTDKFDSVADYFDLGVNYAGNIVNRHVIELYFLDPSGEILLRFERGQINNVEIIKEISNEIKLYNQRLRKPFEKIKSATRSFSTMIISILLLFIPKCPLCIAAYLSMFGAAGIQLTPYIKYLFPILLVFIAINLYSLYCMAVKKNNYIPLLLCAAGSALLIIFGYFISIKGFQIIAILLLFIGSILNASPQFSRKLKMN
- the traM gene encoding conjugative transposon protein TraM, coding for MEEKIISAGESKKRKMFLVLPLITLPFITFLFYILGGGQAEVKTAGNDIKKGFNFELPLPKFKEDSALDKMSYYDQAAVDSIKLHEQIKKDPNYSTGSLSDEDMDSYSKEDYETGNFSKERIGFNSTAIQNKNEQKVYEKLRALQKIINQPSPVNNYGQDMSEFEDNSSGIDPDAVKKLEGLMSSMSTPQEPDPELQQLGGMLENILDIQHPERVQDRLKQSSEDKKGKALSVNKKKEENNISSLQDNITYQNVPKSNAFYSLNEDSELEETQNSVQAVIHETQTIVNGSVVKLRLAHDILLHGTTIPKNTFLYGIAALKGERLEVKITNIQFKNSIFPVELAVYDMDGIDGIYIPGAIDRDVAKASAERSIQTLGLTGISESWGAQAAGMGIEAAKSLMSKKVKLIKVVVKAGYKVLLYDEKQKEVK
- the traN gene encoding conjugative transposon protein TraN, giving the protein MKNFNWLFLVCWLLIALPSCAQFIKRDTGLNQNEFKNLLIGYSKTTSIVFPYAIKSIDRGSQDIIIQKAKGVENILLVKAAKQNFEQTNLTVVTADSKLYVFVLNYDEVCPDLNYKAEDLAAANDDVLFSIDNENKKKIEQSASLALSKKKKISFAKKSKFQISIEVNGIFIHEDVLYLRVAFENKSKINYDIDQLRFFIRDQKKSKRTASQEIEILPLFSTSLASVIPYKSEVMKVYALEKFTIPENKYLTLQLIEKSGGRHLELNIDNNRTAKVSPIP